TTGAGTTTTCAGAATTAAACAGATTTATTGATCAAAAACTTAAAAATTATTCCTCTGGGATGCAGGTCCGGTTAGCTTTCTCAGTGGCAATTTATGCTAATAAGGATATTTTGTTAATGGATGAAGTTTTAGCGGTAGGGGACAGTAATTTTCAGCGAAAGTGTTTGGAAGAATTTCAACGTTATCGGAAAGCAAGAAAAACTGTTGTTTTAGTCAGTCATGATATTGATGTGGCAAGAAAGTTTTGTGATAGGATTTTACTTTTAGACAAGGGAAGAAATATTATATTAGACACCGCAGATAAGGCAGTTAATGAGTATGTAAAACGTAATATGATTGATGAGGAAAAAAGATTTAAAAAGGAGAAACAATCCAATAAAGATGATTCGAAACATACAAATAAGAGAGGGAGTGATAGGGACAAATTGGAAATAACCAAAGTTGAATTTTTGGATAGTTCAGAGAACCCAAAACAAATCTTTAAAACTGGCGAAGATATTATTGCCAGAATAAGTTAT
This window of the Bacteroidota bacterium genome carries:
- a CDS encoding Wzt carbohydrate-binding domain-containing protein; amino-acid sequence: EFSELNRFIDQKLKNYSSGMQVRLAFSVAIYANKDILLMDEVLAVGDSNFQRKCLEEFQRYRKARKTVVLVSHDIDVARKFCDRILLLDKGRNIILDTADKAVNEYVKRNMIDEEKRFKKEKQSNKDDSKHTNKRGSDRDKLEITKVEFLDSSENPKQIFKTGEDIIARISYNAKEKIEKPIFGVGFYTPEGVYITGPNTQTSYFLIKKLAGKGFVDCTIIKNPFLGGTYQFTAAIFNTNGFLPYDFREREYEFTILENEKNQYGVIKLNHKWKHEKIEKPDLMVK